Proteins encoded together in one Chitinophaga sp. LS1 window:
- a CDS encoding S1C family serine protease has protein sequence MDTYSQVIISAVEKVSPAVVKIERLERSPRGDVVGGSGSGFIFSSDGYLFTNSHVVKGANHLRVMLQDGRTYPAYLAGQDAATDLAVLKIEAGVMTTVPFGDSDELKVGQLAIAIGNPLGFQHTVTTGVISALGRSLRGADGMMMDALIQTDAALNPGNSGGPLINGDGAVIGVNTAIINGAQGLCFAISINTAKSIANQLIRFGKVKRAYIGVAMQQVDLVPRLRAIHEVKNRQGLFVTQVERNSPAAKAGVLSGDIIVGFADMMVETADQFFKMMTEEKIGQWQFLKVIRGSEMKEVRVTPVEKGD, from the coding sequence ACGCAGCCCACGCGGTGATGTCGTGGGAGGATCTGGTTCCGGGTTTATTTTTTCCTCAGATGGATACCTGTTTACGAACAGTCATGTCGTAAAAGGCGCCAACCATCTGAGGGTAATGTTGCAGGACGGGAGGACTTACCCCGCGTATCTTGCAGGGCAGGATGCAGCAACAGACTTAGCTGTATTGAAGATAGAAGCAGGGGTAATGACGACAGTACCCTTTGGAGATTCGGATGAATTAAAGGTGGGACAACTCGCCATTGCCATCGGCAATCCATTAGGCTTTCAGCATACGGTAACGACAGGTGTGATCAGTGCATTAGGCCGATCGTTGAGAGGTGCTGATGGAATGATGATGGATGCATTGATACAAACAGATGCCGCATTGAATCCTGGTAATTCAGGAGGTCCGCTCATAAATGGCGATGGGGCCGTAATTGGGGTCAATACAGCGATTATAAATGGTGCACAGGGATTGTGTTTCGCCATTAGTATAAACACGGCTAAATCGATCGCAAATCAGTTAATCCGTTTTGGAAAGGTGAAGCGTGCGTATATCGGTGTGGCGATGCAGCAGGTAGATCTGGTGCCGAGGTTGAGAGCCATTCATGAAGTGAAGAACCGACAGGGATTGTTTGTAACGCAGGTAGAGAGAAATAGTCCGGCGGCAAAAGCAGGTGTGTTGAGTGGGGATATCATTGTGGGATTTGCAGATATGATGGTGGAGACGGCGGACCAGTTTTTTAAAATGATGACGGAGGAGAAGATCGGGCAGTGGCAGTTTTTGAAAGTGATAAGAGGGAGTGAGATGAAGGAGGTGAGGGTGACGCCGGTAGAAAAGGGCGATTAA